In Ectothiorhodosinus mongolicus, one DNA window encodes the following:
- a CDS encoding exodeoxyribonuclease VII small subunit: MSQETHLSLADFEKAMTELESLVTRMESGKLSLEDALGEFERGIALTRQCQQVLMSAEQKVRQLSANGEETSVASPNEGFDGAGDGE; encoded by the coding sequence ATGAGTCAGGAAACACATCTCAGTTTGGCTGATTTTGAAAAGGCCATGACTGAATTGGAATCTTTGGTGACGCGCATGGAATCCGGCAAACTCAGCTTGGAAGATGCGCTGGGCGAGTTTGAGCGGGGCATCGCTCTGACCCGACAATGTCAGCAGGTCTTGATGAGTGCAGAGCAGAAGGTTCGCCAGCTCAGTGCTAACGGCGAAGAGACTTCCGTCGCATCGCCCAATGAGGGTTTCGATGGTGCCGGAGATGGGGAATGA
- the ffh gene encoding signal recognition particle protein produces MFSTLSDRLQGTIKRLRGQARLTEENIQETVREVRKALLEADVALPVVREFINRVRERAIGSEVLTSLTPGQALVKVVHDELTEVMGKANDALDLSAQPPAVILMAGLQGAGKTTSAAKLARRLREKDDKKVMLVSCDVYRPAAIRQLETLAHEVGVGFIDSAAGQNPRDIARQALDQARKQFQDVLIVDTAGRLAIDAEMMTEIADLHALLQPVETLFVVDSMTGQDAANTAKAFNEALPLTGVILTKADGDARGGAALSVRHITGKPIKFMGIGEKTAALEPFHPERLASRILGMGDVLSLVEQASTQVDQSKAEKLARKLKKGKGFDLNDLREQLGQMSKMGGMASLIEKLPGAGQLPDAVKNKSHDKDLGRMLAIIDSMTPVERRQPDMIKGSRKRRIALGSGTQVQDVNRLLKQHQQMSRMMKQFSKGGMSKMMRSLKGKMPGGRMPF; encoded by the coding sequence ATGTTCAGCACACTTTCAGATCGCCTTCAGGGCACCATTAAGCGGCTGCGTGGCCAAGCGCGCCTGACTGAGGAAAATATTCAGGAGACCGTGCGCGAGGTGCGTAAGGCCCTGTTAGAAGCCGATGTCGCTTTGCCTGTGGTGCGGGAGTTTATCAATCGTGTGCGCGAGCGGGCCATTGGCAGTGAGGTCTTGACCAGCCTGACGCCAGGTCAGGCGTTGGTGAAAGTGGTTCACGATGAATTGACTGAGGTGATGGGCAAAGCCAATGACGCTCTAGACCTCAGTGCACAGCCGCCAGCGGTTATTTTGATGGCGGGTTTGCAAGGCGCGGGTAAGACCACATCCGCGGCCAAGCTGGCGCGGCGCCTAAGAGAAAAAGACGATAAAAAAGTCATGCTGGTGAGCTGTGACGTCTACCGTCCAGCTGCGATTCGCCAGCTTGAAACCTTGGCTCATGAAGTGGGTGTTGGCTTCATCGATAGTGCTGCTGGCCAGAATCCACGCGATATTGCCCGCCAGGCGCTGGATCAGGCACGCAAACAATTTCAGGATGTTTTGATTGTTGACACCGCCGGTCGGCTGGCGATCGATGCCGAAATGATGACGGAAATTGCAGATTTGCACGCTCTGCTACAGCCGGTAGAAACCCTATTTGTGGTGGACAGTATGACTGGCCAAGATGCGGCCAATACCGCCAAGGCATTTAATGAAGCACTGCCACTGACTGGAGTGATTCTCACTAAGGCCGATGGTGACGCCCGAGGCGGTGCAGCGCTCTCCGTGCGACACATCACGGGGAAACCCATTAAATTTATGGGTATAGGCGAGAAGACCGCCGCGCTCGAGCCATTCCACCCCGAGCGTCTGGCCTCGCGCATTTTGGGTATGGGGGATGTTTTAAGCTTGGTGGAGCAAGCCTCGACCCAGGTCGATCAGAGCAAGGCCGAAAAGCTCGCCCGCAAACTCAAAAAAGGCAAAGGTTTTGATTTAAACGACTTGCGCGAGCAGCTGGGACAGATGTCAAAAATGGGTGGTATGGCGAGCTTGATAGAAAAACTGCCTGGAGCAGGCCAGCTGCCTGATGCCGTCAAAAACAAATCCCATGACAAAGATCTGGGCCGCATGCTCGCGATTATCGACTCCATGACCCCAGTTGAGCGGCGTCAGCCGGACATGATTAAAGGGTCGCGCAAGCGACGTATCGCGCTGGGTTCTGGGACTCAGGTGCAGGACGTGAATCGGCTGCTCAAACAACACCAACAAATGAGCCGCATGATGAAACAGTTTTCTAAGGGCGGGATGAGCAAGATGATGCGTTCACTCAAAGGCAAGATGCCGGGTGGGCGGATGCCCTTTTAA
- a CDS encoding cytochrome C assembly family protein encodes MLVALIALITTVLYFVGGALLMQRLKLTAAGEPPGSRGLPRLFTLWGAAIVLHAFVLYAFLFGENADSLGVFTVVSLTAWVIAAFLFAWSFRHPIHVLGIVLLPFAGVTVALDMALSGVGPATPMDPSLRAHTLLALIAFSLFTIAAIQAAVLAIQTHMLQNHRPGGLIRALPPLSLMDTLLFHIIGWGFIFLTAALATGLFVLEDIFAQHLLQKVVFALIAWVMFAVLLFGRFQFGWRGRKAAHWTLAGFVWLFIAYIGSRMILARLLGV; translated from the coding sequence ATGCTTGTCGCCCTAATTGCCCTCATTACCACCGTACTCTATTTCGTCGGCGGCGCGCTGTTGATGCAGCGCCTGAAACTCACGGCCGCAGGAGAACCCCCTGGCAGTCGTGGTCTGCCTCGCCTATTTACCTTGTGGGGCGCGGCCATCGTGCTGCATGCCTTTGTGCTGTATGCGTTTTTATTCGGGGAAAATGCCGATAGCCTCGGAGTATTCACGGTGGTCTCGCTGACCGCTTGGGTTATCGCGGCATTTCTTTTTGCCTGGTCGTTCCGGCATCCGATTCACGTTTTAGGCATTGTCTTGCTGCCTTTTGCCGGTGTCACTGTGGCCTTAGACATGGCGCTTTCCGGCGTAGGCCCGGCTACCCCCATGGACCCTTCACTGCGTGCTCATACGCTGTTGGCACTCATTGCCTTTAGCTTATTCACCATTGCCGCGATTCAAGCTGCCGTGTTGGCCATTCAAACCCATATGCTGCAAAACCATCGCCCCGGCGGGCTGATTCGTGCCCTACCGCCTTTATCATTGATGGATACACTGCTGTTTCACATCATCGGATGGGGGTTTATTTTTCTCACCGCGGCGCTGGCCACCGGCCTATTTGTGCTGGAGGATATTTTTGCCCAGCACCTGCTGCAAAAGGTCGTGTTCGCGCTGATTGCCTGGGTCATGTTTGCAGTTTTGCTGTTTGGTCGTTTTCAATTTGGCTGGCGCGGTCGCAAGGCGGCGCATTGGACATTGGCCGGATTTGTTTGGCTATTTATCGCTTATATCGGTAGCCGCATGATCCTGGCGCGCTTACTCGGCGTCTGA
- the folE2 gene encoding GTP cyclohydrolase FolE2 encodes MNSTAATVVTNMPDVQSSADTRQIPINKVGIKDILHPVRVKDRSGGEQHTVARFSMYVNLPQDFKGTHMSRFVDILNSHEREITVETFKLMLQEVAERLEAESGHIEMCFPYFINKAAPVSGVCSLLDYEVSFIGEVKDGEAVMRIKVLVPVTTLCPCSKGISQYGAHNQRSHVTVDARIADFIWVEEIIDMVEAEASCELYGLLKRPDEKFVTERAYDNPKFVEDLVRDVALRLNNEERIRAYTVTSENFESIHNHSAYALIETDKDLA; translated from the coding sequence ATGAACTCTACGGCCGCCACTGTTGTTACCAATATGCCTGACGTGCAGTCCAGTGCTGACACTCGCCAGATTCCCATTAACAAGGTGGGCATCAAAGACATCTTGCACCCGGTTCGCGTCAAAGATCGCTCCGGTGGCGAGCAGCACACGGTGGCTCGCTTCTCTATGTATGTGAACTTGCCACAGGATTTTAAAGGCACCCACATGTCGCGCTTCGTGGATATCCTCAACTCCCATGAGCGAGAAATTACCGTGGAGACCTTCAAACTCATGCTGCAAGAGGTGGCTGAGCGTCTTGAAGCAGAGTCAGGACATATCGAAATGTGCTTCCCCTACTTCATCAACAAAGCGGCCCCAGTATCTGGCGTCTGCAGCTTGTTGGATTATGAAGTGAGTTTCATCGGTGAGGTGAAAGACGGTGAGGCAGTGATGCGCATCAAGGTATTGGTGCCGGTAACGACACTGTGCCCCTGCTCCAAGGGGATTTCTCAATACGGCGCCCACAATCAACGCTCACATGTGACAGTGGACGCCCGCATCGCCGATTTCATCTGGGTGGAAGAAATCATTGATATGGTTGAAGCCGAAGCCTCATGCGAACTCTATGGGCTACTCAAGCGTCCTGATGAGAAATTCGTTACCGAACGGGCTTATGATAATCCGAAGTTTGTTGAGGATCTGGTGCGCGACGTGGCTTTGCGCCTGAATAATGAAGAGCGCATCCGCGCCTACACCGTCACCTCAGAAAACTTCGAGTCCATCCACAATCATTCCGCTTATGCGCTGATTGAGACGGACAAAGATCTGGCCTAA
- the rimM gene encoding ribosome maturation factor RimM (Essential for efficient processing of 16S rRNA), which translates to MVVHDAVILGRIVGVYGIKGWVKVFSETQPREGILNYQPLYIADGDSWQPLAVETGRLSGKSIILKCQGVDDRDAAQGLVGRALAIDADQLPQLDPGEYYWSQLLGLEVVNLQGEPLGRVDHLLETGANDVLVLEGERQRLVPYVPQVVKQVDLVQGRMTVDWGADF; encoded by the coding sequence ATGGTGGTGCATGACGCAGTGATTCTGGGCCGCATTGTCGGTGTCTATGGGATCAAAGGCTGGGTCAAGGTGTTTTCCGAGACGCAGCCACGCGAGGGAATACTGAATTATCAGCCCCTGTACATTGCGGACGGCGACAGCTGGCAGCCGCTAGCAGTCGAGACGGGAAGGCTTAGCGGTAAAAGCATTATCCTAAAATGCCAAGGCGTTGATGATCGTGACGCGGCCCAAGGGTTGGTGGGGCGGGCGCTGGCGATTGATGCGGACCAGTTACCCCAGTTGGATCCGGGTGAATACTACTGGTCACAGTTGTTGGGTTTAGAGGTGGTGAATCTCCAGGGCGAGCCTCTGGGTAGAGTCGATCATCTTCTAGAGACCGGCGCCAATGATGTGTTGGTGCTGGAGGGTGAGCGTCAGAGATTGGTGCCCTACGTGCCGCAGGTCGTTAAGCAGGTGGACTTGGTGCAAGGGCGGATGACAGTGGACTGGGGTGCTGACTTTTGA
- a CDS encoding HlyC/CorC family transporter — protein sequence MENIPLSALAIVLIALLFCSAFFSGSETALMALNRYRMRHMAQAGHGGARRAQKLLEQPDRLIGLILLGNNFVNILITQLATYLGYRLYGDIGIAIATGLLTLTILVFAEVAPKTLAALHSDRVAYPASYVYSPLLRLIYPLVWLVNLLANGVLRLLGVGPQLRAQHALSSEELRVAVNEAAGLIPARHQRMLVNLLDLEKATVEDIMVPRNEIVGIDLEDDWDEIEDLIIHSQYTRLPVFAGGVDNMLGFIHLRRVLPMVYQGEFSAEHLRANLRDPYFIPQGTNLNRQLLNFQRERRRIGLVVDEYGDIEGLVTLEDLLEEVVGEFTTDPAAVNPEILPQADGSYLIDAGISLRDLNRLLGSNFSLEGPRTLNGLILEHLETIPDAHTSVLIENYPIEILHVKNNAIKTVRIDPRLSPAVPPDPSEADQ from the coding sequence GTGGAAAACATACCCTTAAGTGCACTGGCGATTGTGCTGATCGCCCTGCTTTTCTGCTCCGCTTTCTTCTCCGGATCAGAAACCGCGCTCATGGCACTCAACCGCTATCGCATGCGACATATGGCTCAAGCGGGTCATGGCGGGGCTCGACGCGCGCAGAAGCTTCTGGAACAACCTGACCGCCTCATTGGCCTGATTCTGCTGGGTAACAACTTCGTCAATATTCTCATCACTCAGTTGGCGACCTATCTGGGCTATCGACTGTATGGCGACATCGGTATCGCCATTGCCACTGGCCTTTTGACTCTCACTATTTTGGTATTCGCCGAAGTGGCGCCGAAAACTCTGGCGGCGCTGCATTCTGATCGCGTTGCTTATCCAGCTTCTTATGTATATAGCCCCCTGCTGCGACTGATTTATCCGCTGGTGTGGCTGGTAAATCTGCTGGCCAATGGGGTTTTGCGCCTGCTTGGCGTGGGGCCACAACTGCGGGCTCAACATGCACTCTCGAGTGAGGAATTACGAGTAGCCGTCAACGAGGCGGCCGGACTGATTCCCGCGCGGCATCAGCGCATGCTGGTGAATTTGCTCGATTTAGAAAAGGCCACAGTGGAGGACATCATGGTGCCGCGCAACGAAATTGTCGGCATCGATCTGGAAGATGATTGGGACGAGATCGAAGACCTCATCATTCACAGCCAATATACGCGCTTGCCAGTTTTTGCTGGCGGCGTAGACAACATGCTGGGCTTTATTCACCTGCGTCGGGTACTGCCCATGGTCTATCAGGGAGAGTTCAGTGCTGAGCACTTACGCGCCAATTTGCGTGACCCCTATTTCATTCCCCAAGGCACCAATCTCAATCGTCAGTTGCTGAACTTTCAGAGAGAGCGTCGCCGCATCGGCCTGGTCGTGGATGAATACGGGGATATCGAGGGCTTAGTGACGCTAGAGGACTTGTTGGAGGAAGTCGTTGGTGAATTCACCACCGATCCAGCGGCCGTGAATCCCGAAATCCTGCCTCAGGCGGATGGCAGCTATCTCATCGATGCCGGCATCAGCCTGCGTGACCTGAATCGCCTGTTGGGCTCGAACTTTTCCCTAGAGGGCCCGCGCACGCTGAACGGACTCATACTGGAACACCTGGAAACCATCCCCGATGCCCATACCAGTGTATTGATCGAGAATTACCCCATCGAAATTCTGCATGTTAAAAACAATGCCATTAAAACTGTTCGTATCGATCCGCGCCTCAGCCCAGCCGTGCCACCGGACCCCTCTGAAGCGGATCAATAA
- the queD gene encoding 6-carboxytetrahydropterin synthase QueD — MATPLYNLKVLTEFCAAHTLRDYPGNCARMHGHNWKVEVEVESSVLDNLGMVLDFKTIKQYAREVTEIVDHRYLNDLPAFQNQNPTAENIAAWFFKEMSERLSNNKGIQLKAITLWETDRACVRYTEN, encoded by the coding sequence GTGGCGACTCCGTTATACAATCTGAAAGTCTTGACGGAGTTTTGTGCTGCACACACTTTGCGGGACTATCCCGGAAACTGCGCCCGAATGCATGGGCATAACTGGAAAGTTGAGGTGGAAGTTGAGTCCTCAGTGCTGGATAACCTCGGCATGGTGTTGGATTTCAAAACCATCAAACAGTACGCGCGGGAAGTGACTGAGATTGTGGATCATCGTTATCTCAATGATCTGCCCGCTTTTCAAAACCAAAACCCTACCGCTGAAAATATTGCAGCCTGGTTTTTCAAGGAGATGTCAGAACGCCTTAGCAACAACAAAGGCATTCAACTCAAGGCTATCACTCTGTGGGAAACAGATCGGGCTTGCGTCCGCTATACGGAAAACTGA
- the radA gene encoding DNA repair protein RadA produces the protein MAKIKNQYQCSECGAISAKWAGQCGECGAWNSIREAIIDTQTDSRPGRFAGYAGAAVEVRRLGDISADAEKRIPTGLSELDRALGGGLVQGSVVLIGGDPGIGKSTLLLQVLATLENAKSLYVTGEESPEQVSLRGRRLELACADLRLLTETCVERMIEHARQEAPQVMVVDSIQTLYSEALQSAPGSVSQVRESAAMLVRYAKQTGTALFLVGHVTKEGQIAGPRVLEHMVDTVLYFEGDPGGRYRLLRAVKNRFGAVNELGVFVMLDTGLKPVTNPSAIFLSRHEKPVPGSIIMVTREGTRPLLVEVQALVAESHASQPRRVTVGLEQNRLNMLLAVLHRHGGIGLFDQDVFVNVVGGVRVSETAADLPMLLAALSSFRDRALPHELVSFGEIGLAGEIRPVPNGEERLREAAKHGFSRAIVPAGNQPRKAIRGMEIIAARRLSEVLDAI, from the coding sequence ATGGCGAAAATTAAAAACCAATATCAGTGCAGTGAATGTGGCGCCATCAGCGCCAAATGGGCGGGCCAATGCGGCGAATGCGGTGCTTGGAACAGTATTCGCGAAGCCATTATTGACACACAAACCGACTCTCGCCCCGGCCGCTTTGCTGGCTACGCCGGTGCTGCAGTGGAGGTGCGCCGCTTGGGAGACATCAGCGCCGATGCCGAGAAACGCATACCCACCGGTCTGTCCGAGCTGGATCGGGCTTTGGGAGGCGGTTTGGTGCAAGGATCGGTGGTGCTCATTGGCGGCGACCCGGGCATTGGCAAATCCACATTGCTGCTTCAGGTTTTAGCCACGCTAGAGAATGCCAAAAGCCTGTATGTGACTGGCGAGGAGTCCCCTGAACAGGTCTCACTGCGGGGGCGCCGCCTAGAACTGGCGTGCGCGGATCTGCGCCTGCTGACTGAGACCTGCGTCGAGCGCATGATCGAGCATGCGCGCCAAGAAGCACCCCAGGTGATGGTGGTGGATTCGATTCAAACCCTATATTCAGAAGCTCTGCAATCCGCGCCCGGCTCTGTCTCGCAGGTGCGCGAAAGTGCCGCCATGCTGGTGCGATATGCCAAGCAAACGGGCACTGCTTTGTTTTTGGTAGGTCATGTCACCAAAGAGGGTCAAATCGCCGGACCTAGGGTGCTGGAGCACATGGTCGATACCGTACTGTATTTTGAGGGTGATCCGGGCGGCCGTTATCGATTGCTGCGCGCCGTTAAAAATCGGTTCGGAGCGGTCAATGAGTTGGGCGTCTTCGTCATGCTAGACACGGGCCTCAAGCCGGTGACCAACCCATCGGCGATTTTTCTCTCTCGGCACGAAAAGCCGGTGCCCGGCAGCATCATTATGGTGACGCGGGAAGGCACTCGGCCCTTGCTGGTGGAAGTGCAGGCGTTGGTGGCTGAATCGCATGCATCGCAGCCACGTCGAGTCACGGTGGGTCTTGAACAAAATCGCCTGAATATGTTGTTGGCTGTGCTGCATCGGCATGGCGGCATTGGGCTGTTCGATCAAGATGTGTTTGTTAATGTGGTCGGTGGGGTGCGCGTCAGTGAGACGGCAGCAGACCTCCCTATGCTGTTGGCGGCTTTGTCTAGCTTTCGCGATCGCGCCCTGCCTCATGAGCTGGTGAGTTTTGGCGAGATCGGGCTGGCGGGAGAAATTCGGCCTGTGCCCAATGGCGAAGAGCGTCTCAGGGAGGCCGCCAAACATGGGTTCTCCCGAGCTATCGTGCCCGCTGGCAATCAGCCGCGTAAAGCCATTCGCGGTATGGAAATCATTGCTGCGCGAAGACTTTCTGAAGTCTTGGATGCCATCTGA
- the ispA gene encoding (2E,6E)-farnesyl diphosphate synthase, with protein sequence MKPLISELQQRVEARLQDWLPAASIHPQMLHEAMRYSVLNGGKRIRPILTYGTGMALGVPLEQLDGPACAMELIHVYSLVHDDLPAMDDDDLRRGKPTCHKAFDEATAILVGDALQALAFQILAQDRSMLAAAEPRLAMIQHLAMASGSRGMVGGQAIDLASAGKTVSIAELEDMHVHKTGALIRAAVMLATLGAPSANEDDTAKLDHYAKCIGLAFQIQDDVLDVIGDTHTLGKTQGADQALGKATYPALMGLEASKKEALELVNQALSSIERFGEKAELLRYIARYIIERIH encoded by the coding sequence ATGAAACCCCTGATCAGCGAATTGCAGCAGCGCGTCGAGGCGCGCCTTCAAGATTGGTTGCCAGCCGCCAGCATTCATCCGCAGATGTTGCATGAGGCTATGCGCTACAGCGTTCTCAATGGTGGCAAGCGGATACGCCCCATACTGACTTATGGCACGGGAATGGCATTGGGAGTTCCCTTGGAGCAACTGGATGGCCCGGCCTGCGCCATGGAACTCATCCATGTTTATTCGCTGGTTCATGATGACCTGCCAGCTATGGATGATGATGATTTGCGCCGCGGCAAACCTACCTGTCATAAGGCCTTTGATGAGGCAACGGCAATTTTGGTAGGTGATGCACTACAGGCCTTGGCTTTTCAAATTCTGGCGCAGGATCGTTCCATGCTTGCGGCCGCTGAACCGCGCTTAGCGATGATTCAACATCTGGCCATGGCATCTGGATCAAGGGGCATGGTGGGCGGCCAGGCTATTGACCTTGCCTCGGCGGGCAAGACGGTGAGTATCGCCGAACTCGAAGATATGCATGTTCACAAAACAGGGGCTTTGATTCGTGCCGCTGTGATGCTGGCAACCTTGGGTGCGCCCTCAGCAAATGAGGATGACACTGCCAAGCTGGATCACTATGCCAAGTGCATTGGCCTGGCATTTCAAATTCAAGATGATGTGCTGGATGTGATAGGCGACACGCACACGCTTGGCAAAACCCAAGGAGCTGATCAGGCTCTGGGTAAAGCAACTTATCCGGCCCTAATGGGCTTGGAAGCCTCGAAAAAGGAGGCATTAGAGCTAGTGAACCAAGCGTTAAGCAGTATTGAGCGCTTTGGTGAAAAAGCCGAATTGCTGCGCTACATCGCCCGTTACATCATCGAACGTATCCATTAA
- the rpsP gene encoding 30S ribosomal protein S16: MVTIRLARGGAKKAPFYKIVVTDSRRRRDSGYIERLGYFNPVARGQEVRLHMNAERIDHWLSQGAKASERVATLLKEFRKQNTQVA; this comes from the coding sequence ATGGTAACGATTCGACTGGCACGCGGCGGCGCCAAAAAGGCACCCTTTTACAAGATTGTGGTGACGGACTCTCGCCGTCGTCGGGATAGCGGATATATTGAACGCTTGGGCTACTTCAACCCCGTGGCTCGCGGCCAAGAAGTGCGCCTGCACATGAATGCAGAGCGCATCGATCACTGGTTGTCACAGGGTGCCAAGGCTTCTGAGCGTGTGGCCACGCTGCTCAAGGAGTTTCGCAAGCAGAACACCCAGGTTGCCTGA
- the dxs gene encoding 1-deoxy-D-xylulose-5-phosphate synthase, which produces MSSMDTYPLLDTITSPEQLRSLSVAELKQLSQELRAFLLASVARTGGHLAANLGTVELTIAVHHVFNTPEDFLVWDVGHQSYAHKILTGRRGGMDKLRIKDGLAGFPKRDESPYDTFGVGHSSTSISAALGMALGARQLGQERKAIAVIGDGAMTAGMAFEAMNHAGDEKADLLVILNDNNMSISPNVGAMNRYLASLLTGPLYSGVREGSKKVLDRMPPMREFMRRAEEHVKGMIVPGTLFEELGFNYYGPVDGHDVAGLVKVLRNLHALEGPLLLHVVTKKGFGYEPAEQDPCAYHGVGSFDPEQGLVSKPNKKPSSPTYTEVFGQWLCDQAMADERLVAITPAMREGSGLVSYAERFPDRYHDVGIAEQHALTLAGGLACTGVKPVVAIYSTFLQRGYDQLVHDIALQKLPVLFAIDRAGVVGPDGPTHAGSFDISFMRCLPNMVIMTPADENECRRMLTTGYLLDQPAAVRYPRGKGPGVAPESGLLPLPVGKAEMRRNGKEVAILAFGAPLTISLEVGERLNATVVNMRFVKPLDTQLIQELAEQHNLLVTVEDNVVAGGAGSAVAEYLHQQGIMVSMLHLGLPDRFQGQGSREELLEDAGLTANAIAEAIELRLQGKTCATGPASIISDQTGKL; this is translated from the coding sequence TTGAGCTCCATGGACACATATCCTCTGCTGGATACCATTACCAGCCCGGAACAACTCCGCAGTTTATCGGTTGCTGAGCTCAAGCAACTGTCACAGGAGTTACGGGCCTTTTTGCTGGCTTCGGTAGCACGCACCGGTGGTCATCTCGCGGCAAACTTGGGAACCGTTGAACTCACTATCGCCGTACATCACGTGTTTAACACACCAGAGGATTTTCTGGTGTGGGATGTGGGCCATCAAAGCTATGCGCACAAAATTCTCACCGGGCGGCGCGGAGGCATGGATAAGCTCCGCATCAAGGATGGACTCGCAGGCTTTCCGAAACGCGATGAAAGCCCTTATGACACCTTTGGCGTTGGCCACTCCAGCACATCAATCAGTGCCGCATTGGGCATGGCGCTGGGCGCCCGGCAACTGGGACAGGAGCGCAAAGCGATTGCTGTGATTGGTGATGGCGCTATGACTGCAGGGATGGCTTTTGAGGCGATGAATCATGCCGGTGATGAAAAAGCGGATTTGCTGGTCATCCTCAACGACAACAACATGTCGATCTCGCCCAATGTAGGTGCCATGAATCGCTATCTGGCCAGCCTGCTGACAGGCCCACTTTATTCAGGCGTTCGCGAGGGCAGCAAAAAGGTTTTAGATCGCATGCCGCCGATGCGCGAGTTCATGCGCCGCGCCGAGGAACATGTCAAAGGTATGATCGTCCCTGGGACCTTATTTGAGGAACTGGGCTTTAACTACTACGGCCCAGTCGACGGCCATGATGTCGCCGGCTTAGTCAAAGTATTGCGCAATCTGCATGCTCTTGAGGGCCCGCTGCTGTTGCATGTGGTGACCAAAAAAGGCTTTGGTTATGAACCCGCCGAACAAGATCCTTGTGCTTACCACGGGGTGGGCAGTTTCGACCCCGAGCAAGGCTTAGTCAGCAAACCCAATAAAAAGCCTTCTAGCCCCACATACACTGAAGTATTTGGGCAATGGTTGTGTGATCAAGCCATGGCCGATGAGCGTTTGGTGGCCATTACGCCGGCGATGCGTGAGGGCTCAGGCTTGGTGAGCTATGCCGAACGCTTCCCGGATCGCTATCACGACGTCGGTATTGCCGAACAGCATGCCCTGACTTTAGCGGGCGGCCTGGCCTGCACCGGAGTTAAACCGGTGGTCGCCATCTACTCGACCTTCTTGCAAAGAGGCTATGACCAACTGGTGCATGATATTGCCTTGCAGAAATTGCCCGTGCTGTTTGCCATTGATCGCGCTGGCGTGGTCGGTCCAGATGGGCCCACGCATGCCGGCAGTTTTGATATTTCTTTTATGCGCTGTCTGCCCAATATGGTGATCATGACCCCGGCCGATGAGAACGAGTGCCGACGCATGCTCACCACCGGCTATCTTTTAGATCAGCCCGCCGCGGTCCGCTACCCGCGTGGCAAAGGCCCTGGCGTTGCACCCGAATCCGGGCTGCTGCCTTTGCCAGTAGGCAAAGCTGAAATGCGTCGCAACGGTAAGGAGGTTGCCATATTGGCTTTTGGGGCTCCGCTGACCATCTCACTGGAAGTAGGTGAACGTCTCAACGCGACTGTGGTGAATATGCGCTTTGTGAAGCCACTGGATACCCAACTGATTCAAGAACTCGCGGAGCAGCATAATTTGTTGGTCACCGTGGAAGATAATGTGGTAGCTGGCGGCGCTGGTTCGGCGGTTGCAGAATATCTGCACCAACAGGGAATCATGGTATCCATGCTGCATCTGGGCTTGCCCGATCGTTTCCAGGGTCAAGGTAGCCGTGAGGAGTTGCTAGAGGATGCTGGGCTGACTGCCAATGCCATTGCAGAGGCCATCGAGCTACGCCTTCAAGGAAAAACTTGTGCCACCGGCCCTGCTTCGATAATATCCGACCAAACTGGTAAGCTTTAG